The region ATGCCAGGAGACCATATAGATATGACAGTAGAATTAATAACAAAAGTAGCAATGAACGAGAACTTAAGATTCGCAATAAGAGAAGGCGGAAGAACAGTTGGTTCAGGAGTTGTTACTAGCATTATAGAATAATTTGTTCTTATATAACAAAAATGATAAAAAATAGGGAGAGGACGCTCTTCCTATTTTTTATTTATAATTAGTACAATAAAAATCTTGCAAAAACACAATTCGGGGTGTATAATATAAGAGTTGTTATGTGAAAATAGCGATGAAGCAAGAGGTAGCCGTGCTTACGGGGAATTCTTGCTGAGTATGTCACGGTCTTGAACCGGGCGACGGTTATTCCGTAATTATTCTCGTGCGTGTTCTTACATGAAACACCAGGGACAGTTTATAGAATACCCGTTGTTGTGCGTATTAAGTTTAGGCGTGCGATGAAAAGGAGGGAAATGAATTGGCAAAGCAAAAAATAAGAATAAGATTAAAAGCATTTGATCATACAATATTAGATCAATCAGCTGAAAAAATCGTTGAAACTGCAAAAACAACAGGTGCTAAAGTAGCAGGTCCAGTACCTCTACCAACAGAGAAAGATGTGGTTACAATACTTAGATCACCACATAAGTATAAAGACTCTAGAGAGCAGTTTGAAATAAGAACTCATAAAAGACTTATCGATATAATAAGTCCATCACCAAAAACTGTTGATGCATTAATGAGATTAGACTTACCAGCTGGTGTTGATATTGAAATAAAACTTTAATATTTAATTTAAAACGGTTATGATTGCAGCGCAATCCGCTAATACGTTTGGGAGGTGCAGAACATGAAAAAGGCAATACTAGGTAAAA is a window of Clostridium pasteurianum DNA encoding:
- the rpsJ gene encoding 30S ribosomal protein S10, translating into MAKQKIRIRLKAFDHTILDQSAEKIVETAKTTGAKVAGPVPLPTEKDVVTILRSPHKYKDSREQFEIRTHKRLIDIISPSPKTVDALMRLDLPAGVDIEIKL